TGCCACCTGGGTGCCGCCGCTGTCGTACCAGCGCTTGACCTGGGCCCGTAGCTGTTCCTCGCTGATCGCGCCGGAGAGGAACTTGATCCGGGCGTCGGGGATGATCAGGTCCAGCGTCTGACCCTTCTCGACGGCCGTCGGCGCGACGACCGGAAGCGCCGGGTTGTGCACCGCCGTTTTCAGGTCCTCCTGCATCAGCGTCTCCCGCTGGTCGAACAGCTTCTGCTCGATGTCGTTGGAGTACTTGAACGGGTACTGGCCGAGGCCGACGCTGGCCCGGGTACCCAGCTGGATGAAGGCCTTGTCGACGTCGTTCTGGATGACCTTGACCTGGGCGTCGTCCTGGTTGATCAGTACGGCCTTTCCGTCCTCAAGCCGGAAGTTGCGGCCTTCGATGCCGTTGGTCAGCAGGGACGAGCCCTCCTGGGACTGCAACTTGTCCAGCGTCTGCAGCACCTGTTCCAACTGCTCGTCGGTCCGGATCCGCTGCTTGGAGATGGCCAGGACATCGAGGTATCCGGTGAACGGGAGGGAGAACTTCTGGCCGTCGGACCGCTTCATGTTGCCGACCATGGAGACCTTGTCGAAGTCCTTCGGGTCCTTCTGCCTGAACCGGCCGGCCAGGTCGGTGCCGCGGACGTTGACATCGATGATCATGCCGCCCTTGCCCTGGACGAACGGGTCGTTCCAGCTGCCGGCGTCGAGCGTGGCGAAGTCCGGGTTGACCAGGCCCTCGTCGACCCACTTCTTCATGAACCGGTTGGCCTGGTAGAACTCCTCGGTGTCGAAGCCCGGCACGAGCTTGCCGCCGCGCTGACCCCAGCCGTTGGGCGCGCCGAACCAGGTCTCCATCGTGTCGTACGGGCTGCTGCTGGCGTAGTTGCCGGGCCACTTCGGGATGACCAGCCCGTACGTGTCCTTTTTGCCGTTGCCGTCCGGGTCCTGCTCGGTGAACGCCTTGGCGATCCGGTACAGGTCGTCGACCGTCTGCGGCTCCGGCAGACCGACCTTCGCCAGCCAGTCCTTGCGGTACACCACGGCCGACCGCAGCAGTGGCCGGGTGCGGTAGATGCCGTAGGTCTTGCCGTTGACCATGACGTTGCGCGCGGTCTGTGCGTTCGCGGGCTTGAGGTTCGGGTAACTGTCCAGCTTGCCGGTCAGGTCCCAGAAGGCACCGGCGTCGGCGGCCCGGATGAACGACGGGCTCTTCTCGTTCGTGACCACCAGGTCGGGAATGCTGTTGGAGGCGAGCGTGACGTTGAGCTTGTCGTTGTAGTCCGCGTTGGGCACCCAGGTGATGTCGAGCTTCTTGCCGATCAACTTCTGGACGGCCTGTTGCAGCTCACCGCCCGGATCGGGCGCGGTGCCGAACAGCTTGGTCATCACGGTGATCGTGTCGAGCGAGGCCTGCTTCTCGTCGCCGCCGCAGGCGGTGACGGTCAGGGCGGTGGTCAGGCCGAGTGCGGCGGCCAACAACCGCCGTGACCGGGACACCATCTTCATGAGAGTCCTTTCGCGTGTAGGCGCGCCTCGTTCTCTGCGAAGAAGCGCAGACATAGCCAGGTGTCCAGCTGGATCCACCCGCCGACGGCGACCACGAGCGCCAGAAGCGGGTACGTCGCGGTCGCGTACACGATCGCGGTGAAGACGAACAGCAGCAGGACGGAGGCGGCCGGGCGAGTGAGGGCGAACAGCGAGGCCTTGGCGAAGCTGCTGGACGTCCGCAGGTCGTAGTGCACGGACATGGGAAGCAGATACGCCCCGATCACCACCAGGGCGACGATCGCCGCGATGGTGACCAGCCGGAAGTGCGTGGCTGCCGATCCGAGTGCGGTGAAATAAAAGTAGTTCACGACAAGAAGGACGGTCGTCGCGGCCAGGGGGAGGACCAGGAGAGATCCGCGTCCGAACTCTCGCCGGTAGACGGTGACGAATGCCCGCCAGGGATGAAATGTTTCACCCAGTGCCCG
The nucleotide sequence above comes from Plantactinospora soyae. Encoded proteins:
- a CDS encoding extracellular solute-binding protein, with translation MKMVSRSRRLLAAALGLTTALTVTACGGDEKQASLDTITVMTKLFGTAPDPGGELQQAVQKLIGKKLDITWVPNADYNDKLNVTLASNSIPDLVVTNEKSPSFIRAADAGAFWDLTGKLDSYPNLKPANAQTARNVMVNGKTYGIYRTRPLLRSAVVYRKDWLAKVGLPEPQTVDDLYRIAKAFTEQDPDGNGKKDTYGLVIPKWPGNYASSSPYDTMETWFGAPNGWGQRGGKLVPGFDTEEFYQANRFMKKWVDEGLVNPDFATLDAGSWNDPFVQGKGGMIIDVNVRGTDLAGRFRQKDPKDFDKVSMVGNMKRSDGQKFSLPFTGYLDVLAISKQRIRTDEQLEQVLQTLDKLQSQEGSSLLTNGIEGRNFRLEDGKAVLINQDDAQVKVIQNDVDKAFIQLGTRASVGLGQYPFKYSNDIEQKLFDQRETLMQEDLKTAVHNPALPVVAPTAVEKGQTLDLIIPDARIKFLSGAISEEQLRAQVKRWYDSGGTQVAQEVNDLVSKLPK
- a CDS encoding YesL family protein, which codes for MQQRFPTPRFAPSDRPPAPSTTGWATRLYEAADEVFWAARLNLLWLVFTLVGGVVLGIGPATLAAYTLARRRALGETFHPWRAFVTVYRREFGRGSLLVLPLAATTVLLVVNYFYFTALGSAATHFRLVTIAAIVALVVIGAYLLPMSVHYDLRTSSSFAKASLFALTRPAASVLLLFVFTAIVYATATYPLLALVVAVGGWIQLDTWLCLRFFAENEARLHAKGLS